AGTATACCGCATATGCCTGTGGATGTGCAACAAATCGACTGTGATTGGTTGGTGGCTTCCGGTCATAAAATGTGCGCCCCCACTGGCATCGGATTTTTGTATGGTAAATTGGAACTGTTAGAATCAATGCCGCCATTTTTTGGTGGGGGTGAGATGATTGCAGATGTGTATTTAGATCATTCTACCTACGCAGAATTACCGCATAAATTTGAAGCGGGTACTCCAGCAATTGCGGAGGCGATCGCATTGGGAGCGGCGGTAGATTATCTTAGTAACATTGGGATGGATAAAATCCACGCCTACGAAGCCGAACTCACCGCTTATTTGTTCCAACAATTAGAGCAAATACCCCAAATCACAATCTACGGACCCAAACCCAACGCCAAAGGGGAAGGAAGGGCTGCATTAGCTGCATTTACAGCCGCAGATGTCCACCCCAACGACTTATCGACATTATTAGACCAAGAAGGCGTAGCGATTCGTTCTGGACATCACTGCACTCAACCATTACATCGTTACTTAGGTCTACCGGGAACCGCACGGGTAAGTTTATCTTTCTATAATACCCGCGAAGAAATTGATATTTTTATCAAAGCGCTGAAAGAAACTCTGGAGTTTTTTGCTGGTTTCCTTGCTTAAGTACGAGGTGGGTAATTCCCACCTTTTTGATGTTTCGCGCTAAATCAAAACTATAGTTATCCGATTTAGTTAATGACAAATTTTAAAAAATCTAATATTGTCATGGAATAGGTATTGTAATATGCTTGTCCAGTCAACGCTTGCTGAACAAAGAACGGTTTTACATAACATCAGTTGGGAAACATTTGAAGCCTTGCTGAGAGATACAGGTGAGGATAGAGGTTCTCGGCTTGCTTATGACTGCGGTATTTTAGAAATCATGACCCCACTTTTTGAACATGAAAACGCTAAAAGTAATTTTGGCAATTTTATTATTGCTTTAGCTGAAGAATTAGATATTGAAATTAAAAGTGCTGGTTCCACAACACTGAAGCGGCGATTAGCAAATAGAGGTATAGAGCCAGATAATTGCTATTATATTCAAAATGAGCCAGCTATTAGAGGTCAGGAAACACTAAATTTAGAAATAGATCCTCCCCCTGATTTAGCCATTGAAATTGATATTACCAGTAGTTCAGTTAATAAACTGGGTATTTATGCAGCGCTGGGTGTGACTGAATTGTGGCGATATAACGGGGAAGATTTAAAATTTTACCAGTTGGTAGAAGGAGAATATATTGAGTGTAACTTTAGTCTGGCTTTTACCCTAATTTCAGTTAGTGATATCAGTCGATTTATTCAGCAGAGTAAAAACATCGGCGAAATTTCTTTATTAAAATCCTTTCGCGCTTGGGTGAGGGAAAAGATACAGTAGTTGCAATTTTTCGGAATCATTTATATATATAAATTACAAATTATGAGATTATCCCTCCTCGTATTCAATAACTTTGGCGTAATCACCCAAGGCTTCACAAGTAAACTTCAAACTTGCCAAAGATTGCTTTTCAATTTGAGCATCTCTAATTTGTCTCCCTAAAAGCAAACGTTCTTCGTAATATTTAATTGCTTGCTTATAGTCACCCAATGCTTCACAAGTAACTCCTAAATTTCTCAGAGATTGTTCTTGAATACGTGTATCTTTGAGGTCTTTAGCTAATTGTAAACGCTCCTCATAATAGAGGATTGCTTTACCATAATTGCCTGTAGCACAGCAAGCTTTACCCAAGTTCCTCAGTACATTGGAAGCATGGCGAATATGGCTGAATAGGCGGGCTATTCTCACACATCTTTCATAGTAAGCGATCGCTTCCGGGTAATTGTCCAACGCGTAATAAGTATTACCTATATTGTTAAGTACCTGTTCCATACCCCAATTGTCGTCGAGTTCTTCAACAAGTGCTAAACTTTGTTTTTGATATTCAATCGCTTGAGCAAATTTACCAGCAGCTTTATAAACCAATCCCAAATTATTTAATGCTGCAACCTGACTCCGCTTATTTGACATCTGAAGGGTAATTTTTAACCCCCGTTGCAAATACTTTATTGCTCGTTTATAGTCCTTCAGGTGACGGTAAGCATTACCCAAAAGAGAAAGTGCTTGCATCTCGCTCAATAAATCTGGGCTAGTCTGTTCCAAAGCTAGACACTGCTGGGAATAAGAAATTGTGCTTTGATAATCACCTGATGTATAGGTTACAAGTGCTAAAAAAGAAAGTACTTGTTTCTGTTGTTGTATATTACCAACAGCCCGAAACATCTGTAGCGCTTGTTGTAATGACTTTAACGCTGCGATTAATTCACCAGCTTGTTGCTGTTCAACTCCTAGATCCAGTAAATTGGATGCTTCCAATAACTGGTGATCTCTTTCCTGTGGAAGTACCATTTCCCCCAAGGTACTCTGGTCAAATTTATGTGTAATAGTATTCGGCTTGATTTGTTCCAAACTATTTTTTATACTGTCGTTAACTTCACCGTTGCACATCGACCAATTCCTGTTGAATCTTGTGATAAATCTAGTGTTCCCAAAACCACAGTTTGACTTTCATCGGTGAAATAATCGGGAGATGTCTAATGCAAAGAATCCTAGAACCAGAAGTGATGGATACCTGGGAAGAAGCCATTGAGTATGATGCAATGGATTTCACTGAAGTAAATACGGCTTTTGCGTCAGAGGCGATCGCCTTGGGGCCAAAACAAGCTAGTTTAGTCTTAGATGCTGGGACTGGAACTGGTCGAATTCCGGTGTTAATCTGCCAAATGTGTCCTCAATGGCAAATTGTGGCCATTAATTTAGCTGCGTTAGCGTAGCT
This Nodularia sp. LEGE 06071 DNA region includes the following protein-coding sequences:
- a CDS encoding SufS family cysteine desulfurase; this encodes MTFTPTKTLADQVRADFPILHQEVNGKPLVYLDNAATSQKPLFVLNILRDYYEQYNANVHRGAHTLSAKATDAYEGARDKVAKFINAASRQEIIYTRNASEAINLVAYSWGMNNLQTGDEIIMSVMEHHSNIVPWQLVSQKTGAVLKFVELTPEGSFDLEQFKNLISDKTKLVAVSHVSNTLGCINPVAEIAKITHKYGAKLLVDGCQSIPHMPVDVQQIDCDWLVASGHKMCAPTGIGFLYGKLELLESMPPFFGGGEMIADVYLDHSTYAELPHKFEAGTPAIAEAIALGAAVDYLSNIGMDKIHAYEAELTAYLFQQLEQIPQITIYGPKPNAKGEGRAALAAFTAADVHPNDLSTLLDQEGVAIRSGHHCTQPLHRYLGLPGTARVSLSFYNTREEIDIFIKALKETLEFFAGFLA
- a CDS encoding Uma2 family endonuclease, with the protein product MLVQSTLAEQRTVLHNISWETFEALLRDTGEDRGSRLAYDCGILEIMTPLFEHENAKSNFGNFIIALAEELDIEIKSAGSTTLKRRLANRGIEPDNCYYIQNEPAIRGQETLNLEIDPPPDLAIEIDITSSSVNKLGIYAALGVTELWRYNGEDLKFYQLVEGEYIECNFSLAFTLISVSDISRFIQQSKNIGEISLLKSFRAWVREKIQ
- a CDS encoding tetratricopeptide repeat protein — translated: MCNGEVNDSIKNSLEQIKPNTITHKFDQSTLGEMVLPQERDHQLLEASNLLDLGVEQQQAGELIAALKSLQQALQMFRAVGNIQQQKQVLSFLALVTYTSGDYQSTISYSQQCLALEQTSPDLLSEMQALSLLGNAYRHLKDYKRAIKYLQRGLKITLQMSNKRSQVAALNNLGLVYKAAGKFAQAIEYQKQSLALVEELDDNWGMEQVLNNIGNTYYALDNYPEAIAYYERCVRIARLFSHIRHASNVLRNLGKACCATGNYGKAILYYEERLQLAKDLKDTRIQEQSLRNLGVTCEALGDYKQAIKYYEERLLLGRQIRDAQIEKQSLASLKFTCEALGDYAKVIEYEEG